AGCGTGGTCACCGCATAATCTGATACACCCGAGCAAGTGTCTTCTCGGGATAATAACTTCGACGGGCGCTATCATGGTTGCCCACAAACTCTCCACGGATTGGTATCCTGCGTATGACTTGTGCTCTGTGCGCTACGACGCTGTGGAGGAAGAGATTAATGCGAAGCTGAAGGACAGTAAAAGCGACTCTGTGTCAGTCTCGACATTAAAGAATTGTATGAAGATGCTGCAGGCGTCTTGTATGGCTTGGAGCGAGCTTCTCGTAGATTTCGCGTATCTCACTGTTGCTTATCACAGCGGGGACATAATCATTTATAAACTCCCGAGGATATCAGATCACAATGAGATATTGAGCCCGAAAATTGTGGGCACGTTGCGACTAAACGAATGCACCAAGATAAATGCTTTGCATTGGATCGCcattaatataaaagaatatataattaTCGTTGGATATTTCGATGGACGTATTTATGGTGTTAGAATTAAAGAACACGACCAAATATTCAAACTTGAATCGGTCGACAAATACTATGATTACGTAGATCGCATTTCTGTTAGCTCTGTAACAACGATTCCTCAGACTGGTTCCGATATAAAGGTCCTAGTATCGAAAggtatttttctctttctactatGTTTCACAATGGAGGGGAAAATAAAGAGTACACAGCACTTACAACTAGAAGGATTCATGGTTTCAGGTAAATGGAATATAATTCATTCGAGCGTAAATCAtaggaaaattatattaatacaatGAAATTGATCGTTTTTAGGAGTAACTTGTACTAGTGCAGATTCTGCGCTGGTTACAACAGAGAATAGTTCCGTGTTCGTAATTGACACGCGACATGATCAGTTTTTGAAGACTAAAGTAAAAACTGGATTATCGCAGACTCGTGTACGATATCTGGGTCTTGCTCATTCTCTAAGTTGCGCGATGTTCATAAACGTAACTGCTCCGAACACTTTGTACGACCACCTAGTAATGAAAGAACCGAGCAAAATGTGTATGTTTCGGCTGAAAAGTGAGAATCCATCGGATATCTTACAAAGAAGCAAGAGGCCGAGATTCGAGCAGCTGTGGGACTTGTTAGAAGTGATCAGAATAAAAGCAATAAAGGCGGTAGATTCTGAGACCGTGTTACCAAAAATGCCATCCAATTTAGAATTCTTATCTCTGTACGAATTACGTATAGCGATGTGGATATCAGTAATAATGGAGATCTGTGAGAAGAAGAAAGTAATCTCGGGTATAGGGAGTATCGCTGGAGAGATATCCGAAGTGCAGCCTCTGATTTTCATCCACAATGCTTGTAACTACCTCGAGCTGCTCCAAAGTAAATCTTCTTTGCATGAGGAACAGAAGCTCTGCATGAACTTATTACGAATGTACTTGGAGGTATACCTAGCGGGAGAAGAGAACGAAGAAGCATCCCCGCTTTCGAGGAGAGCTAGAGATGTGTTAAAAAAGATATCGCGGTTCGCTTTGAGCAACATAGAGTCCTGCAATTTGTGCGGCGAAGCGATAAATGACCTCTCCTGGAAAGTCACTAAATGCCCGCAAGGTCACATCCTACCCAGATGCGCCATTACTCTTTTACAAATAACTACTACGGAGTACAGAATGTGCCCCATATGTGGTTTACTTTTTCATCCGTGCCTGGATAAAGAGTTCGAGGAAACGAGGTGCCTTTTCTGTGACGTACCGGCGGTCCGTGAGAATCGAGTGTTAGGCTCCAAGTCTTACATGTCTACGGAGAAGAGTTTATCTAGGCTACGCGTCTGCGTGCCAGAAACACCACAGGAACGAGACGTGGAAGCAGTCGCCGATGAGTCTTAAGCTACGCGATATTTAAAATACAAGtttcaaatataaatgtaaatattttatgattGAATATAGggatatacagggtcatcatttaatcttacaacccgcgctcgcgcgaacaagtAAAGCGGCAACAGCACCTCACGGACGGATTCCACTGCacccatgcaccggcccggcgttcggagagctgccagcggcCGCTGGACTACAGTGTTGCCGAAGCTTCGAGAAtattaggatggtctctttcaaattaacgcggcaaagagctattcggaatttcccggcccgggttaaAGAATTTGGGACTtatttcgtataacttttgaactataaactcgggcatcactgaTGTTcaacggtcgctggcagctctccgaacgcctagttgtagtggaatgagtctgtgaggcgctgttgcccttttacctgttcgcgcgaacgcgggttgcaagattaaatgacgACCCTGTATACCTATTCCTATGTCTACGGCCCACATTCATTGATAGATCATTGAATCACGGCTTgctctttttctgtgaataattttttaataattattaataatggtgcAAACATGTTGTACAAAGAATTGCAAATACAATGATAAAatcgcattttcgtaaatatctATACAGTGCTGGAACTTTcatcattactttgcccacgtgtgacgtcacgtagatgattttaTCTTTGCGTCAAAAGTAGTTATCTGCAGCCGTGTCTGTAAAGGCtaattcagacacgtcgagtaatttagtcgagtagcgagtaatttagtaatttaccattgttttactacactacttgactaaattttataGTATATTCGGACGGTCGCATTGGTGCGCACTGAGTGCGAATAGCCAGCTTTAGCCAATCGAAAGCGAAAAAGTTCACACTCAGTGTGCACcagtagtgttggctagaaccgtgatttgtgaatcacgagtgattcgatcacgttcgttcccaaccacggtgatttttcacagtgatccgtgattttcgtgatcgcttctgattggtgcaggcagaacagtgatttgcgattttcgtgatcgctggAGAGCATAATTGTTCTTttcacgcgccacataaccccaatttctactttctctcgcaacattctcaagtcctcactgttcttatagaatctcagttgtatatctTCAACCAATATAATCGTTCTTGatgtatttaaattaacgaacatttcttcactttagttaaaaagtgtaatgtacatgtgaatactttagccaatcaaatcagtgcctgcgtacattgactatttatgaatgtatattctatatattcgccgaattagcacgctttgactgtaacgcaagctatatttaagtattttataaaaaagaattcaatGAAGAGCAAGAATTACGattacagtaaacaattcaatcaagttaaaaaaatcacggtCGCGATTTAATTTCAATAACGACCGGTGATGAGATCTCGAACGGGTTTCCTTGCGCATGTGCGGCGATTTTAGCATCAGTATAGTACAAGTTTCGATAAAATGGGGTACCTTGATCACCCATGGGGTACCTTGATCGCGCGTTACTTGCCCCCCAATATAGATACAGTACTGCAAAAGCCGCGGATGCGCGAGGAAATCCGCCCGCGATCTCATCACTGATCACAACAATGAACGTGATTCTGCGATCGCTGTGATAGATTTATCATATTGAttactgttagtgattttgcactccatccctacgCACCAGTGCAACCGTCCGAATATTATTGTTATATAGTATTCACACACGAAAATTTACTAAATTACTTGACGTGTTTGAATCAGTCTTAACAGTTAAATTTCGTTGGCTGTTTTAGCAGCAGAGGGCAGCAGTAAACGTCTACGGCTACGtgtatttacataaaaaaaccGAATGCTACTTGCAACCGGTGTGGTTCGATAAGTGCGTTTTTTTTTACCGATCAATTAGTATTTGCTGCTCGAAATACATCTTGGAGTCTGATCACAGCATAACAATTCGCTAGAATGGACGTAAATAGTTTCGGGATGTCAGGTAACGATTCTTTGTTTTCGTTGTGTAATAAACACAATGGCCTACAGAGCAcaacaataaaaattcaatgtCAGATTATAAAAACTGAGCAGCTCTGGCTTTTAACCCTGACGCATTGATTTCTCAAGCAGTGAGCCCTCGTTCCGAGTGTAACCGTAATCATAAAATATTCTGCGCAAAAAACTACGCGATTAACAAATCATGTGTTTCTGATgtatgtaaaattaaaaaatacccaTGAAATCCTCGGTTGACTTGGACATTAATCCGTCTGTGTGGAGTGTAACGCGGTATTACATGCAAGTATTATTTCCAGGATATATGTAAAGAGTAATGTAATTCTGTAACCTTGGCTTCCGAAACCATAGCCCAAAAATGTTTTATACTTAATTGAACGTTCGTTTGGAACTTGGAGGCTACTCTTAGGGTCGGTATGTCTTCTTTTAAGTAAGTGTCTATATTATGCATTATGCGTATTGTATATATTGCACGTGCGTTACTTTAGCATGGCAACGTTGTGGATTTTAGAAGACGTAATAGAAACAAAAGCCCGCGACAGTCTCTGATTGGCGGGAAAGGCTACGTTTCTTCGTATGTCAAGCAGGGAACTAAGAAAGCAAAAGAAGTACAGAAGGCATTAGAATCTTTATGCGGAGATTCTAGTTCTTCGGATGAAAGATTGCCCGCTTTAAGGCTTAGCCCTCTAACTACATGTAGGGTAGATTTAAACAAAAAGGCCAAGCAAGCTGCGACGAGCAGTACAACGAAAGCCAGTCAGAATAATAAGAGTCTGCTTAGTTTGGAGGAAGATATTTCGCTAATACCTTCAGATGACAATAGCATGagtgataaaagaaaaaaaacgagaTCGTCTGTGTCGTCTAAAGACACTATGGCAAAGAAGTCGCAGAGGAGAAAATGTTATTTGTCGTCGGATAGCAAAAGCAGCGAAAGTGATGATAATAAGCAGAAGGCGTTGAGCAAAACCAATGCTAAAGGTAAGAATACTGTTAATAACGTGAGGAAAAAGAGAAATGAGAGTAAAGATCCGGAAGACAGTGATTCCGACCACAATATATTCGATAAGTCTACCGAGAATAAGGAAAAAAGACACGTTAAGTTCCTAAAGCAAAACATCGTCGAGTTGGTCAAAGAAGATGGCGAGTCTAGTTCTGGCAAGGAATTTCAGAAATCGAAACTTTCTCGTGACTGTTCTATTGTGGTGAGAAAATTGAGCGAGAGCATAGGGAATCATTCGAAGCCTAAAAAGCCTAGTCCGACGTCCACAAAACACGGGGAGGAAAATACCATGATCAGCAAAGAGCAGAGTCTAAATTTCAAGTCACGTGTGATTAAAACTTTGAATCGATTTAAGGATGTCTGCTCGGAGTACGAACTACATATGGAGCGAGTaaaatgtaagtatttcaaGAAGAAGTTGATGTACCGAGAGTCTgcgaaaaatgtaataaataagtCGAAGGATGTGATCGTTAGACTTAGAACGGAGCTTGATGCGCAAGAGAAGGAGTTGACAGATTTCTACGAAGAATGGCACAAGAACTGTACCTCAGAAAATACAAGTCAGGAGAACAGCTCCTTCAGCGAGAGCGACGTGGCACAGACGACGCATGATGCGATGAAAAGGAAATCCCCTTCGGAGAAAGAAAATGTGGTCTCAGATTGTGAAAGCAAGAAAATATTCTCCGAGGATGAAAGTATCGAAACGAATATCAAAGAAAATAAGAAAGACAAAGACCCACCACTTGATGAAACAGAGAAAGTTGTTGATAAAGTGGTCGAGGATGACAATAATGAGGATGCTTCATCTGCAGAAGATAATGCAGTTGCTTCTCCAATTTTAGGGaacaagaagaaaaaagaagcgTCCAGCGAAGTGCATTCAAAGGATAAGTCGGGAAGAATTGGTATAAAAGAGGTGGGCTCTACAAAATCTGAGGAAGATGAGAATGAACATGATAAGAATGATTCTTCGGAAGATATGTTTGAGACATCTGTGGAGAATATTGAAGCTACCGATACTTCGAAGGTCAATGACGATGAATTCGAGGAGCAGAACAATTTAGGGTCCAAGAAAGTTAATAATGAAGAATCGGAAAATACAAAGAGTGATTCGAACACAAAGGAGAATCTGGTGAAGAACGGAGAATTGAACGTAGAGCCTGATAATGAAGATTTGAATACGGACGGAGGGACGAGTATAATGCCCAAACCAGTGATTTCTCCAAAAGTAAAATCGAAGTCCGATACTGAATCACGTGCGACGGCCAAGATCAAAACAACTGATGACAATTGTTCAGACAAACCGAACGAAGAAGAGAAAGCCAAGAAGGCATTGTTGGACTCAGATTCAGACACTCTTGTGACTGAAGAATCTATGTCTGAAAACTCTAACAGAGTATCCATAACAGACAATCCGCCAGAAAAGTGCGCTTCAAAATTGGAGCCACTGAAATGTGGCAAGAAGGGACAGAAGGATGAGGAGAATACCGATTCGGCTTGTAAAGGCGGTTCCTTGGAAGAACAGGACAAGGTTACGAAAGCAGAGCACTGCGCTAAGCGTGCTCTTCGTGAATCAAATTCAGACGACACTGCGACTCTTTCCGCCACGAAATCTGCTACTTCTGATAAAAAACACGAGTCTGATAATCGCAGTAAAGACGTACGCGCAAAGGCGAAGCTATTGGTTTCTTCGAACAGTGAAAGCTCGAGCTCTGATAATGAGgacaaattaaattttaaaaagatagaGGCCTCTTTAGATAAATTGGAAAAGAATACAGACCTTGATGTTAGCGTTAACGAGAAGGCGAAGAAACGAcgaatcgatttaaaaaaaatatgtgattcTCAATCCGATGAGAAACTGAGAACCGATTGTCACGTCTTCATTGAAAGACTACCCCAAgaagatttgaaaaattatgcGAACGCATTGCAGAAATCACGACAGTATTTGGaggataaaaagattaaaaggtatataaaaattaagaacatATTTAATGCGCTTATGGTTAACTTTCGTGATTAAAATGCTTGAATCATTTTTACATAACTCTTcagaaatatgtttaaatatctACTATCTATAGTAGCTACCATTTTTATCACCTTCTAACGAGTCCcaattaaatcatttttttgtaGTCTCATTGATTTGGACAGACTTGCAAAATGCCAGAGTAGAGCAAGTGATTCGGCGCAAAGTATTACGCCCAAAAAGAAGGCTAAAGCTGCGAAAGAAGAGGAAGACTCTCTTTTGAATCATTTAAAGAAAGTAGAAAACGGGGAATTCGATAAGAATTTAGAACGAGATTCTAGCTCTGATAGCATTAACGCAATCGAAGAACCGCAGATTGCTTTTTCGACCAATGAAGAGTTAATGAAGGAAGCAGATATGGTTGCGAAGAACATGCTCTTAAATTCTGATTCAGATATTGGTAACTATTTAAATTGGTACCTTTGAAATCTCTTTGTTCGTCAATTCTATATCTCGTGAAATATTGTAAATGTAAAGTAAGGGTCGATTTATCACGATTGTAGGAGAACAGAAAGCTGCATCGGAAAGTAGCGAAAGTGAACCAAAGAAGAGTAATGCTGAAGAGGAGGACGATACGGAGAAATCGGTGCGAAAGcaacaaaagaaaaagaatgccCCGGCCTCTGACAAAACTAAGGTAAAACAAACGTTTAAGAATTTTGAAAGATTCCGTGATAACAACGTTGATTTGCTTGAATGTAATTAGGATGATAAGGACGATGATGAACGGGAGAAGAGCAGTTGGAGGCGAGACAAGTTACTGACGACGAAGTTCTCGGAATCAGACTCTGATGCTCAACGAAAGGAATGGAACGAGAAGCAAAGAAAGCTGCAAAAGATGGCAGACGAGAGTGACACGTGGGTTACTTAGCATGGCTCttagttaagggggtataggactattgaaatcttgaaaaatcgatttttttattattattgattctgaaagtgccatgctttgtgaacatttacaataATGTTTCGTgtagaaattcgaataattacggaaattatagcgctgaacgtaattgagtgcaccgtcgagtaacggcctctcagagcggtattggcgtaggggactacactttgaagccgtttatctcgaaactacattttcaaacacggtgtacatcataactcttgaaccaatgaatattttcacttaaaatttgaaCTGAAGCTGTAGAATTTCATTCTCCATCGTGTGGAATTTTCGCATCAACATTAGatgtttgtgaaacattttataactgattaaagacaatttttttccataaaactatggggaaaaattgattcgtgtgtgacttttacaatttttgtttaaatttggtATCTAAGAAATCCAACcggcaagaaaccgtcgatttcagtcgttcaatagtcctatacctCCTTAAGTGAATAACGTGTCGGGCAAATTATAATCTTTTCACATTACGTAGCGAACATTCGGATGCTAATGACACAGGTATTAAGCGTAAAAAGAGGATACGTAGAAAAATTCTGAACTCCGATTCGGATAAAGAGATGCTGAATTCGGACTCGGATTCTGACAAATCCATAATAATACAAGATGAGGCCTCTTCCGATTCTACGGCAGGAAAGAAGAAGCGACGTAAACGTAAGGCACGCAAATCTTCTGACACGGATTCTTCGGTGACAGAAAAAAGGTACGTGTTTGATTATCATTCACCAACAGGGAAATATGTACTTCGCCATGTTTCGCCATAAAATTGTTATTCGTCTTGACTGATGTCGTCACATTCTTCAGACCAAAATCAAAGAGAAGACGTATCAAAAATTTGGACACAGATAGCGACGAAAGTACCGATAACGATCAAATCACGAACTCCCAGGGGACACCTGGGAAGAAGGGTCGCAAAAATATTCGTAGAATGATCAAAGACAAGCAGGTCGCGGACGATACGAAACAAGCAgcgaaggaagaggaggagaggaTGAAACGCATTGATGAACGACAGAAGTTGGTATGTATCTTTAATGGACATGTAACTTATTTAGTCCCCGATAAGAATCGGCAAATTGAATTATACCATTTTCCGAATTGTTTCGAACGTAGTACAACGAGATGTACGAAGCAAGATTGGCCAGCGAAGAGAAGGTGGAAAGCCTGGTGTTGGACTTCGACCCTGAAACGAAGAAGGAACTTATAAGTGTGCATCAAGATTTAGTGAAGCGCTTGAAACCCCATCAAGCCAAGGGAATAAAATTCATGTGGGATGCCTGTTTCGAGTCCCTTGAGAGGATAAAAAACTCTTCTGGATCTGGATGTATAATTGCGCATTGTATGGGACTCGGAAAGACCCTCCAAGTGATTGCTCTGATACACACGCTCCTGAGGCACGAAGAAACTGGCATGAAATCAATTATGATCGTTTCTCCTTTGAGCACTGTACTCAATTGGGTGAACGAATTTAATTTGTGGTTGAATAATATCGAAGACGGGGACTTCGAGGTTTACGAAATGACTAAGTAAGCTCCGTTTGTATAATTTCTAGCTTGATATTAGTTCGCTAATTCATCACACATTTCTTGACGAATCTGTTAAAGATTGAAGAAGAACGTAGATCGCAAGTACCAGCTGGAGAGTTGGCAAAAAACTGGTGGTGTACTTATTATTGGCTACGAGATGTTCCGCAATCTTAGCGGAACGAATAATAAAATgcgaaaaaatatgaaagaagcGATTTTAAAATATCTGATAGATCCTGGTCCAGATATGATAGTCTGCGACGAGGGGCACTTGTTGAAAAACGAGGACACGGCTCTTAGTAAATCTATTACGCGTATTAAAACGCTGCGCAGGATTATACTTACGGGGACGCCGCTTCAGAACAATTTAATAGAGTGTAAATATGGAAAAATGTCCAATGACATGTTTATATAGATAGTGGATGTCTGATAatcgtttatttaaatatcgaaACACTGTATGTTGCAGATCACTGCATGGTACAATTTATAAAGCCTAGACTTTTGGGAACAAAGAAGGAATTCCTAAACAGATTCGTGAATCCAATAACGAATGGACAGTTCGACGATTCCACCGAGAGCGACGTGAAGCTAATGAAAAAACGTGCTTACGTTTTGCACAAAATGTTAAAGGGATGCGTACAGAGATTCGATTACTCTGTGCTGATGCCCTTCTTGCCACCAAAGCAGGAATATGTGATTTTTGTGAGGCTAACCGAAGTACAAATTAACCTGTATCAACACTACTTGGATAACTGGGCGAGGTAACACGAACTTTCTCATTTCCGACTTTTCTACTTCGATAGAATTACTttattttcgatataattttctaAGCATACGCTGTGCGATTGATTCGTTTAAAGCTTCTTTAATATGtgcccgtttttcaatatttttagacgACTGCGTGTTGCAAGTGGAGCTCTCTTTGCAGATTATCAAGCGTTACAAAGAATATGGACGCACCCTCTAGTTTTACGCTTAAACGCAGAGAAGATGGATAAGATCAATGAGAAGAAATTCCGTTCCAGCGACGACTCCGAAGGTTCTTTGAGAGACTTCATCCACGACAGCGACACTCAAACTACGGAGGATTCGAGTAGCAGCAGCGTTAGCAACAGCAGCGACGATGACGATGTTAAAAATACTGAACCCGCATCAACGAATGATACGAAAAAAGATAACGATACTGGTACTATTTTAAGATTCTATGAACTTCCTGCGAATGTTATATCTATGCCAATCATTCTATCGTCATATTTAGATATTGAAGAGCTTTCGAAGCCCGAAGAGATTGAAAAGAACAAGGATGATTGGTGGTTCCAGTTCGTCCAACCCGATGACTACAAAGACTTGAGATTGTCCGGCAAGTTGCTACTTCTCTTTGGTATCTTGAAAGAGTGCGAGCAGATCGGTGACAAAGTGTATGTTCTTCATTCGTTGCCGTACGTCTGCTTTTCTCAAGATTCTTAATGACAACGTTTAACTGGAATAACATCTTTTAGATTGATATTCTCGCAATCTTTGTACTCGTTAACTTTAATCGAGACATTTCTTGAGATAATCGACGACGAGACGCAGCACGGCGAAAGTTCCGAACTCATCGAAGGTCACACTGGGCAGTGGAGATTGGGATTAGATTACTTCCGATTAGACGGTAAAACTTCTGCGGAAAACCGAAATAAGTGGTGCAAAATATTCAATCGACCCACGAACACGAGAGCGCGATTATTCTTAATATCCACGCGAGCTGGGGGTCTAGGAATTAACTTGACTGCCGCTAATCGTGTCATTATATTCGACGCCAGTTGGAATCCTTCTCACGATGTACAGAGTATATTTCGCATATATAGGTATGTCTCCTGAAACGGCCGAGGGAGGGACAGTTTTGTAACTATCCTTCTCACATCCGCGTACTTAATAGGTTCGGGCAGAAGAAACCGTGCTACATTTATCGGTTTCTGGCCGCCGGCACGATGgaggaaaaaatatataaccgGCAAGTGACAAAGCTGTCGCTCTCCTGCAGAGTTGTCGACGAGCAACAAATAGAACGCCATTACAGCAATCACGACTTAAACGAGTTGTATAACTTCGATCTCTACACGAATGCGAACGCGGAAAGGCCGACGTTGAATCTACCAAAAGATAGATTACTAGCGGACATATTTTTGAAGTATAAAAATTCAGTGGAGAACTATCACGAGCACGATTCTCTTTTGGAAAATAAGGTGAATGCGGAGTACAGAATACTTTTTCATATTTGTCGGCTTTTATTACTAAGCTCTTCTGCCTTTATGTTCGCTGCGCTCAGGCTGAAGAAAAATTGGACGAAGAAGAGAGGAAGCAAGCTTGGCTAGAGtacgaggaggagaagaaggggaAACCAATGATAACAGCGTATCCAACCTACCTACCTATATCGAGTAACATAATGGGAAATCAGTACAACCTAACATCACAGATGTACGGTTCCACGGATTATGAGAAGCTTCAACAACTTATCCGCAAAGATGTAAGCGCATGGCTGATGTCGCGAATGTTTCTTGAATCAGAAGTACTTTATTCGCGTCTCGTTACAATTACAGTATCCTAATGCAACGCCAGAGGCCCAAAAAATAATGACTGCTCGAGTATTGACGGATATGTATAGCTATTGGGAGCAACAGACTTATCATAACACTGCGAATCGATTGCCCACTCAggtatttaatgaaaaaaaaaacgatatacGACGAATATTTTTCCAGACGTAGGATACGCGTCGAAGTTGCCTCGCGACGGGGATCTAATTAAAGTGTTGTAAATGATAGAATGCAGGTATGATGCAGTCTCCGATGGGGATGCAAGTGCCGAATCTGGCGCGAATGCTACCAGTAACACCAAATACTAACGACGCGAGCGGACAGGCGAGGAACGAGCTTCCGCGTAACGATAAGAATGTCACGAAGTCTAAGGATCGGGACGACGACATCGTGGAGGTAACAGTCTTACTTTAATATAAACGGCTTAATAGGCACGTTCTGACTGttaccatagttataatttcaGATTTCTCCGCCCGCAGTAGCTAATAAAAGCAAAGATCAAGAAGAGTGAACAGTCTACGAAGTGAATGCTTATATAGAGGGTTAAGAAATTAGAATGTGTTGCATACTGCGAAATCTGTTTGATATGTTGTTATTACGATCCACTGGGTCCCCATTAAGAGATTTTTTATGTTTTGTATTCGAGCCGAGTATATAACGTGCTCCTGAATTTCGGACGGAATCATCATACCTGAGTAGTAATAATTTTCACCACCATGCATTCAGTAGTATCAGTATTGATGTAATATTATGTTATTATTCAAGTATAAACTCATTAATACAACAAACCATGTTTAATAAATACTTTGCGTTTCTACGAAGTATAGACATAATTTAGACATATTGTTAAGGCCCTGTATAtccataaatatataattacgAATACTTCCATATTTTATGCAATTACTGTAGCGATTACATGAGGCTTCGTTACTAAagaggaaattttatttttttttcaggtaAAGCACCCCTCCAGCCACGTTGTAACAAAGCTttcatttctttctttattccgACATAATCCTGGAAGCCTGCTAGATTCCGATTTTCGCTCGAGTAGATCGCGTGATCGTATAATTCCTCTGCAATGATAGTATCCCAGTCTGGCGCTTTCGTTCCTGGGCTGAACGGTAGCCAAGCAGTGTAACGATATCTGTTTGTTCGGAGAGTATATCCCATGGCTTTGATTTCTTTGAAACGCGGTTCGTCGCTGTTTGGATGCATAGAAGGCTTAATGCTCGGTCTTGGGTACTGCCCGAACGCCGCCTTCTTCCATGGTATCGACTGCAAATTGTTCGATGCATTAAATGTGGGAAGCACAAAAATTGGTATGCAAGATTAGTGAACGGTGATTCTCTACGACAGTTACTTCTCCTTTTAAAGCAGCTCTCACGAGTGGCATAAGAGTTGTTCCTTCGCTGCAGGTAGTTTCTATTTGTGGAGAATCTTGTTCCATCTGCGTACCATTCTTTGCCTCTCTATTCAGACAAATAGGTATTGGAATTTTCGCTAGATCTGCAATAGTTGGAAAAATATCGACAAGTTCCACCAGTGAGTC
Above is a genomic segment from Andrena cerasifolii isolate SP2316 chromosome 12, iyAndCera1_principal, whole genome shotgun sequence containing:
- the LOC143375529 gene encoding uncharacterized protein LOC143375529 isoform X1, which gives rise to MSSFKRRNRNKSPRQSLIGGKGYVSSYVKQGTKKAKEVQKALESLCGDSSSSDERLPALRLSPLTTCRVDLNKKAKQAATSSTTKASQNNKSLLSLEEDISLIPSDDNSMSDKRKKTRSSVSSKDTMAKKSQRRKCYLSSDSKSSESDDNKQKALSKTNAKGKNTVNNVRKKRNESKDPEDSDSDHNIFDKSTENKEKRHVKFLKQNIVELVKEDGESSSGKEFQKSKLSRDCSIVVRKLSESIGNHSKPKKPSPTSTKHGEENTMISKEQSLNFKSRVIKTLNRFKDVCSEYELHMERVKCKYFKKKLMYRESAKNVINKSKDVIVRLRTELDAQEKELTDFYEEWHKNCTSENTSQENSSFSESDVAQTTHDAMKRKSPSEKENVVSDCESKKIFSEDESIETNIKENKKDKDPPLDETEKVVDKVVEDDNNEDASSAEDNAVASPILGNKKKKEASSEVHSKDKSGRIGIKEVGSTKSEEDENEHDKNDSSEDMFETSVENIEATDTSKVNDDEFEEQNNLGSKKVNNEESENTKSDSNTKENLVKNGELNVEPDNEDLNTDGGTSIMPKPVISPKVKSKSDTESRATAKIKTTDDNCSDKPNEEEKAKKALLDSDSDTLVTEESMSENSNRVSITDNPPEKCASKLEPLKCGKKGQKDEENTDSACKGGSLEEQDKVTKAEHCAKRALRESNSDDTATLSATKSATSDKKHESDNRSKDVRAKAKLLVSSNSESSSSDNEDKLNFKKIEASLDKLEKNTDLDVSVNEKAKKRRIDLKKICDSQSDEKLRTDCHVFIERLPQEDLKNYANALQKSRQYLEDKKIKSLIDLDRLAKCQSRASDSAQSITPKKKAKAAKEEEDSLLNHLKKVENGEFDKNLERDSSSDSINAIEEPQIAFSTNEELMKEADMVAKNMLLNSDSDIGEQKAASESSESEPKKSNAEEEDDTEKSVRKQQKKKNAPASDKTKDDKDDDEREKSSWRRDKLLTTKFSESDSDAQRKEWNEKQRKLQKMADESDTEHSDANDTGIKRKKRIRRKILNSDSDKEMLNSDSDSDKSIIIQDEASSDSTAGKKKRRKRKARKSSDTDSSVTEKRPKSKRRRIKNLDTDSDESTDNDQITNSQGTPGKKGRKNIRRMIKDKQVADDTKQAAKEEEERMKRIDERQKLYNEMYEARLASEEKVESLVLDFDPETKKELISVHQDLVKRLKPHQAKGIKFMWDACFESLERIKNSSGSGCIIAHCMGLGKTLQVIALIHTLLRHEETGMKSIMIVSPLSTVLNWVNEFNLWLNNIEDGDFEVYEMTKLKKNVDRKYQLESWQKTGGVLIIGYEMFRNLSGTNNKMRKNMKEAILKYLIDPGPDMIVCDEGHLLKNEDTALSKSITRIKTLRRIILTGTPLQNNLIEYHCMVQFIKPRLLGTKKEFLNRFVNPITNGQFDDSTESDVKLMKKRAYVLHKMLKGCVQRFDYSVLMPFLPPKQEYVIFVRLTEVQINLYQHYLDNWARRLRVASGALFADYQALQRIWTHPLVLRLNAEKMDKINEKKFRSSDDSEGSLRDFIHDSDTQTTEDSSSSSVSNSSDDDDVKNTEPASTNDTKKDNDTGTILRFYELPANVISMPIILSSYLDIEELSKPEEIEKNKDDWWFQFVQPDDYKDLRLSGKLLLLFGILKECEQIGDKVLIFSQSLYSLTLIETFLEIIDDETQHGESSELIEGHTGQWRLGLDYFRLDGKTSAENRNKWCKIFNRPTNTRARLFLISTRAGGLGINLTAANRVIIFDASWNPSHDVQSIFRIYRFGQKKPCYIYRFLAAGTMEEKIYNRQVTKLSLSCRVVDEQQIERHYSNHDLNELYNFDLYTNANAERPTLNLPKDRLLADIFLKYKNSVENYHEHDSLLENKAEEKLDEEERKQAWLEYEEEKKGKPMITAYPTYLPISSNIMGNQYNLTSQMYGSTDYEKLQQLIRKDYPNATPEAQKIMTARVLTDMYSYWEQQTYHNTANRLPTQNAGMMQSPMGMQVPNLARMLPVTPNTNDASGQARNELPRNDKNVTKSKDRDDDIVEISPPAVANKSKDQEE